In Finegoldia magna ATCC 53516, a genomic segment contains:
- a CDS encoding ABC transporter permease subunit (The N-terminal region of this protein, as described by TIGR01726, is a three transmembrane segment that identifies a subfamily of ABC transporter permease subunits, which specificities that include histidine, arginine, glutamine, glutamate, L-cystine (sic), the opines (in Agrobacterium) octopine and nopaline, etc.) yields the protein MKNFTRKLISVVMILMMMFVFIDTESFAEKDTFVIGMEANYAPFNWSQSTDANGAYPIENSKGEYANGYDLQIAKKIADSLGKKLVVVKMEWDGLAPAVMSGKVDAIIAGMSPTKERKEQIDFSDTYYSSDLVIVTKKDSKYINAKSLNDLKGFKITGQLNTFHYSVIDQIKDCDKLPAMESFPSMLSAVLAEKIDGYVSEKPQALSAEASNAELSYIEFEKGSGFETSAEDTSIAIGVKKNSDLTKKINEALKKISPEERDKLMQEMVRLNVEKDQPQGFLSKVKSIFNEYGSLFLKGALMTLFIASVSTIVGFLIGILVAVIRNMKLDKDKNKFTYYLHKVINFILACYVEIFRGTPMMVQSMLIYFGAKLYLGIDMAPISAALFIVSVNTGAYLSEVVRGGINSVDVGQMEACKALGMTHGQSMINVILPQAIKNILPSIGNEFVINIKDTSVLNVISVTELFFVSKSIAGSTYNIFETYAVTCVIYFVLTFSLTRLLLFIEKKSNNREYVMEATTGGMFNGK from the coding sequence ATGAAAAACTTTACCAGAAAACTCATCAGCGTAGTTATGATACTAATGATGATGTTTGTTTTCATTGACACCGAATCTTTTGCCGAAAAAGATACATTTGTAATCGGAATGGAGGCAAACTATGCGCCGTTTAACTGGTCTCAATCGACAGACGCAAATGGTGCTTATCCTATTGAAAATAGCAAAGGGGAATATGCAAACGGATACGATTTGCAAATAGCTAAGAAGATTGCCGATAGTTTGGGCAAGAAATTAGTTGTAGTAAAAATGGAATGGGACGGACTTGCACCAGCAGTTATGAGCGGAAAAGTTGATGCGATAATTGCAGGTATGAGCCCAACAAAAGAAAGAAAAGAACAAATTGATTTCTCAGATACTTATTATAGTTCTGATTTGGTAATCGTAACTAAAAAAGATAGTAAATACATCAATGCAAAATCATTAAATGATTTAAAGGGTTTTAAAATCACTGGTCAATTGAACACATTCCATTATTCAGTAATCGATCAAATTAAGGATTGTGACAAACTACCTGCAATGGAAAGTTTTCCATCAATGCTGTCTGCAGTTTTAGCAGAGAAGATAGACGGATATGTTTCAGAAAAACCACAAGCTTTGAGTGCAGAAGCATCTAATGCTGAGCTTTCATACATTGAATTTGAAAAAGGTTCAGGATTTGAAACATCAGCAGAAGATACTTCAATTGCAATCGGGGTGAAGAAAAATTCTGATTTGACCAAAAAAATCAACGAAGCTTTGAAAAAAATCAGTCCAGAAGAAAGAGATAAGTTGATGCAAGAAATGGTAAGATTGAACGTGGAAAAAGACCAACCACAAGGATTCTTATCAAAAGTAAAAAGCATATTCAATGAATATGGATCGCTTTTCTTAAAAGGTGCATTGATGACGTTGTTCATCGCCAGTGTATCGACAATTGTAGGATTTTTAATTGGCATATTGGTGGCAGTTATTAGAAATATGAAATTAGACAAAGATAAAAATAAGTTCACTTATTATCTTCACAAAGTCATTAATTTCATTTTAGCTTGTTATGTTGAAATATTCAGAGGGACACCAATGATGGTACAATCAATGTTGATTTATTTTGGAGCCAAATTATATCTTGGAATTGATATGGCGCCAATTAGTGCAGCTTTGTTCATTGTAAGTGTCAACACTGGAGCTTATTTGTCAGAAGTTGTACGTGGTGGAATTAATTCTGTCGATGTCGGACAAATGGAAGCTTGTAAGGCTTTGGGAATGACACACGGACAATCAATGATTAATGTAATCTTGCCACAAGCAATCAAAAACATCTTGCCTTCTATCGGAAATGAGTTTGTAATCAACATCAAAGATACATCAGTATTGAACGTAATCAGTGTTACAGAATTATTCTTCGTATCCAAATCAATTGCAGGATCAACTTATAATATATTTGAAACGTACGCAGTTACTTGCGTTATCTATTTCGTGTTGACATTCTCTTTGACAAGACTTTTATTATTTATTGAAAAGAAATCTAATAACAGAGAATACGTAATGGAAGCTACAACTGGAGGAATGTTCAATGGAAAATAA
- the truA gene encoding tRNA pseudouridine(38-40) synthase TruA — MKNIKLTVQYDGSKFYGWQKLNDLPSVQLEIEKAVTKMVNQPVKINGAGRTDKGVHAKGQVCNFIVDTDISANQFLMGVNHFTSDSIVIVKSEEVDLDFHARFSAKSKTYKYILCNKYYMEPWFNDYKGHRKYYLDFDLLLKCRDMLIGKHDFTSFVNDLEEDTNPIRTIDEITIEKIDDDFVFTFKAESFLRNMVRILVGSMVDVARGRKSIEWLKNALENKDRQSAGITIEPCGLYLMDIEY, encoded by the coding sequence ATGAAAAATATCAAATTAACAGTTCAATATGATGGTTCAAAATTTTACGGATGGCAGAAGCTGAATGATTTGCCATCCGTACAATTAGAAATAGAAAAAGCAGTGACAAAAATGGTTAATCAACCAGTGAAAATCAATGGAGCTGGAAGAACTGATAAAGGAGTTCATGCAAAAGGTCAAGTGTGTAACTTCATTGTTGACACAGATATTTCCGCGAATCAATTTCTAATGGGAGTCAACCACTTCACGAGTGATTCAATTGTCATAGTGAAATCTGAAGAAGTGGATTTGGATTTTCATGCGAGATTTAGTGCGAAATCAAAAACATACAAATACATTTTATGTAACAAATACTATATGGAGCCTTGGTTTAATGATTATAAAGGTCACAGAAAATACTACTTAGATTTTGATTTGTTACTAAAATGCAGAGATATGCTAATTGGAAAACATGATTTCACATCATTCGTTAATGATTTGGAAGAAGATACCAATCCAATTAGAACTATTGATGAAATTACAATAGAAAAAATTGATGATGATTTTGTATTCACATTTAAGGCGGAAAGTTTTCTTAGAAATATGGTTAGAATTTTGGTTGGAAGCATGGTTGATGTAGCCAGAGGAAGAAAAAGCATAGAATGGCTTAAAAATGCTTTGGAAAATAAAGACAGACAATCTGCAGGTATCACGATTGAGCCTTGTGGATTGTATTTAATGGATATCGAATATTAA
- a CDS encoding energy-coupling factor transporter transmembrane component T family protein, producing MIKDITIGQYFATDSIIHKLDPRVKVTFVFLYIIAIFLISKLWVYAPVLVFLIAIIKISKIKPNFVFKGVKPLLPIILLTFILNVLMTPGEVVWKWKIFTVTKAGLNLGFFMAFRLIFLVLGTSLLTLTTSPIELTDAMEKMLHPFAKFGFPAHQFAMMMTIALRFIPTLFEETDKIMKAQMARGADFESGNIIKRAKNLVPLLVPLFINALKIAGELAVAMEARCYRGGEGRTRLNELSYQKRDFIAYGVIILLFILIIVSRII from the coding sequence ATGATAAAAGATATAACAATTGGTCAATATTTTGCAACTGATAGTATTATTCATAAGCTTGATCCAAGAGTCAAAGTAACATTTGTATTTTTATATATTATTGCGATATTTCTTATAAGTAAACTTTGGGTATACGCACCTGTATTGGTGTTCCTAATAGCTATAATCAAAATTTCAAAAATAAAACCAAATTTTGTATTCAAAGGAGTTAAACCACTTCTTCCAATTATCTTGTTGACATTCATACTTAACGTATTAATGACACCAGGTGAAGTTGTGTGGAAATGGAAAATATTTACTGTTACAAAAGCTGGATTGAATTTGGGATTTTTTATGGCATTTAGGTTGATATTTTTGGTTTTAGGAACAAGTTTATTGACATTGACAACATCACCAATTGAATTAACTGATGCTATGGAAAAAATGCTGCATCCATTTGCTAAATTTGGATTTCCTGCTCATCAATTTGCTATGATGATGACCATAGCTCTTAGATTTATTCCGACATTATTTGAAGAAACAGATAAAATAATGAAAGCTCAAATGGCTAGAGGAGCAGATTTTGAATCGGGAAATATAATCAAAAGAGCGAAAAATCTCGTACCACTTCTAGTTCCATTGTTTATAAATGCTTTGAAGATTGCAGGAGAACTTGCAGTTGCAATGGAAGCCAGATGTTATCGCGGTGGAGAAGGAAGGACAAGGCTTAACGAATTATCATATCAAAAACGAGATTTCATAGCTTATGGAGTTATTATATTATTATTCATTTTAATTATCGTGAGTAGAATAATATGA
- a CDS encoding energy-coupling factor transporter ATPase encodes MKIECKNLEHIYNKSNPFEKVALKDINLEINLGEFIGIIGHTGSGKSTLAQHLNGLLEPTDGDVLVDGISTKTKVKTDIRKNVGLVFQYPEYQLFEETCYKDIEFGPKNLGLTDEEIKERVEWACDAVGLDVEHMKEKSPFELSGGQKRRVAIAGVLAMKPKFLVLDEPTAGLDPLGRDMILNQIKQLFEREDMTVILVSHSMEDIAKLCNRVIVIDKSQIFMDDKPEVVFSKEKELKEIGLSIPQSTQVVRRLKEKGLDVKTDCLNVEQAYESIKKAMEAKS; translated from the coding sequence ATGAAGATAGAATGCAAAAATTTAGAACATATTTATAACAAATCAAATCCGTTTGAAAAAGTTGCTCTCAAAGATATCAATTTAGAGATAAATCTTGGAGAATTTATTGGAATAATAGGACACACTGGAAGCGGTAAATCAACATTAGCACAACATTTGAATGGATTATTAGAACCGACAGATGGAGATGTATTAGTCGACGGAATATCAACAAAAACAAAAGTAAAAACAGATATAAGGAAAAATGTTGGACTAGTATTTCAATATCCAGAATATCAACTGTTTGAAGAAACTTGCTACAAAGACATTGAATTTGGTCCGAAAAATTTGGGGCTTACAGATGAAGAAATTAAAGAGCGTGTAGAGTGGGCTTGTGATGCCGTTGGATTAGATGTTGAACACATGAAAGAAAAATCACCATTTGAATTATCTGGCGGACAAAAAAGAAGGGTAGCAATTGCCGGTGTTTTGGCGATGAAACCAAAATTTTTAGTACTAGATGAACCGACTGCAGGGCTTGATCCATTGGGACGCGATATGATTTTAAATCAAATAAAACAACTTTTTGAGAGAGAAGACATGACAGTTATTTTGGTAAGTCATAGCATGGAAGATATCGCAAAACTTTGTAACAGAGTAATTGTTATCGACAAAAGTCAAATCTTTATGGACGATAAGCCGGAAGTTGTATTTAGCAAAGAAAAAGAGCTAAAGGAGATTGGACTTAGCATTCCACAATCTACACAAGTTGTGAGGAGATTGAAAGAAAAAGGATTAGATGTAAAAACGGATTGCTTGAATGTTGAACAAGCTTATGAAAGCATCAAAAAAGCTATGGAGGCAAAATCATGA
- a CDS encoding energy-coupling factor transporter ATPase, which translates to MKKDTNIIEIKNLSFQYEGSSKKVLKNLNIDIKEGEFICVLGHNGSGKSTLAKLINAQYIPTEGDILVGNMNTKDDDSLWDIREMCGMVFQNPDNQLVATIVEEDVAFGPENLGVPREELRKRVDECLELVGMSEYKRHSPALLSGGQKQRIAIAGILAMNPKCLLMDEPTAMLDPQGRKDILDTVLKLREMGKTIIHITHYMEECVNADRIIVINEGDVVLEGTPREVFSNVEQMKEIGLDVPEPTEISYLLNKSNINVRCDVLTVDELVEALGEC; encoded by the coding sequence ATGAAAAAAGATACAAACATCATAGAAATAAAAAACTTAAGTTTTCAATATGAAGGTTCATCAAAAAAAGTATTAAAAAACTTAAACATAGATATTAAAGAGGGAGAATTCATCTGCGTATTAGGCCACAACGGGTCTGGAAAATCTACACTAGCAAAACTCATCAACGCTCAATACATTCCAACAGAAGGTGATATTTTAGTTGGAAACATGAACACAAAAGATGACGATAGCTTGTGGGATATTCGTGAAATGTGTGGGATGGTATTCCAAAATCCTGACAACCAATTGGTAGCGACAATCGTCGAAGAGGACGTTGCTTTTGGTCCTGAAAATTTGGGAGTACCAAGAGAAGAACTTCGCAAGAGAGTAGATGAATGCCTTGAACTTGTGGGAATGAGTGAGTACAAGAGACACTCACCAGCGCTATTATCTGGAGGTCAAAAACAAAGAATTGCAATTGCTGGAATACTAGCGATGAATCCTAAGTGTTTGTTAATGGATGAGCCAACGGCAATGCTCGATCCTCAAGGAAGAAAAGACATATTAGATACTGTGTTAAAATTAAGAGAAATGGGCAAAACTATAATCCACATTACTCACTACATGGAAGAATGTGTAAATGCTGACAGAATAATCGTAATAAATGAGGGAGATGTAGTGCTTGAAGGAACGCCAAGGGAAGTTTTCTCAAATGTAGAACAAATGAAAGAAATAGGACTTGATGTTCCAGAGCCTACTGAAATCAGCTACCTTTTAAATAAATCAAATATAAATGTAAGATGTGATGTCCTTACTGTAGACGAACTCGTTGAAGCTTTGGGAGAATGTTAG
- the rpoC gene encoding DNA-directed RNA polymerase subunit beta' yields the protein MVQKNTFEAMKIGLASPDKIRQWSWGEVKKPETINYRTLKPEKEGLFCEKIFGPTKDYECNCGKYKRIRYKGIVCEKCGVEVTKSKVRRERMGHIELATPVSHIWYFKGIPSRMGLLLDMSPRALEKVLYFASFVVIDPGKTDLYEKQLLTEQEYEEYCDKYEEDVDFRAKMGAEAIKELLQKIDLQEEYKNLTETFEGATGQKKVRILRRLEVVEAFIESKNDPSWMIMDVIPVIPPDIRPMVQLEGGRFATSDLNDLYRRVINRNNRLKRLLDIGSPEIIVRNEKRMLQEAVDALIDNGRRGKPVTGPGNRPLKSLSDMLKGKSGRFRQNLLGKRVDYSGRSVIVIGPNLKFYQCGLPKKMALELFKPFVIRELVKREISHNVKNAKKLVERENDRVWDVLEDIIVDHPVLLNRAPTLHRLGIQAFEPILVEGKAIKLHPLVCTAYNADFDGDQMAVHLPLSPEAQAEARLLMLSTNNILAPKDGKPITTPSQDMVLGSFYMTTRKEGQKGEGLIFKDIDEMMLAYAMHYVTLQTIVKVRRDSVNNDGTSKIVESTVGRFIFNEGIPQDLGMVNREEDPYSLEVDLQVDKKMLSKIIDLTFRKYGNIRTAELLDYIKSMGYKYSTIGALTISMGDITIPDSKKGIIEQAEQRIDMVQDIYLQGDITNEERYKKVIEIWEQCIKDVTRALMTNLPADNNLNIMAVSGARGSENQIRQLGGMRGLMSDTAGNTIEIPITSNFREGLSVQEFFISTHGSRKGLSDTALRTADSGYLTRRLVDVSQDVIITEDDCGTDEYIVAKEIKDGNRQVEDLKSRIIGRYAFEDILDLDTGEIIVHKNDMINEAIAERIESKGIKEVKVRSVLGCKMKHGVCAKCYGRNLATGKPVNIGEAVGIIAAQSIGEPGTQLTMRTFHSGGIAGVGITSGLPRVEELFEARKPKGLAYITEIEGTVKIQENKKRNDVIVTAEDGEEKVYQIPYGAHIRVNDGDHVEKGEPLTEGSINPQDILRVNGAEGVRDYIIREVQKVYRLQGVDIDDKHIEIIIRQMMSKIKVEESGDSGFLSGSVVDARDFKMTNEQLVKEGKTPATGTHSLMGITKASLATESFLSAASFQETTRVLTETSIKGKVDHLIGLKENVIIGKLIPAGTGIAKYDRIEVDYDGKAEEDMIEAEKAQQLNDSEEAEESTVKSGNYESLQDEDK from the coding sequence TTGGTACAAAAAAATACTTTTGAAGCTATGAAAATTGGTTTGGCTTCACCAGACAAAATCAGACAATGGTCTTGGGGAGAAGTTAAAAAACCAGAAACTATCAATTATAGAACATTAAAACCTGAAAAAGAAGGTTTATTCTGTGAAAAAATATTTGGACCTACAAAAGATTACGAATGTAATTGTGGTAAATACAAAAGAATAAGATACAAGGGTATTGTATGCGAAAAATGTGGTGTAGAAGTTACAAAATCAAAAGTTAGACGTGAAAGAATGGGCCACATTGAACTTGCAACTCCTGTAAGTCATATCTGGTATTTCAAAGGAATTCCATCACGTATGGGATTGTTATTGGATATGAGTCCTAGAGCACTTGAAAAAGTTCTTTATTTTGCATCATTTGTAGTTATAGATCCAGGTAAAACTGATTTATACGAAAAACAATTATTAACTGAACAAGAATACGAAGAATACTGTGATAAGTACGAAGAAGATGTTGATTTCAGAGCCAAAATGGGAGCTGAAGCAATCAAAGAACTTCTTCAAAAAATAGACTTACAAGAAGAATACAAAAATTTAACTGAAACTTTTGAAGGGGCAACTGGACAAAAGAAAGTTAGAATTTTAAGAAGACTTGAAGTTGTAGAAGCATTCATCGAATCAAAGAATGATCCTTCATGGATGATTATGGATGTAATCCCAGTTATTCCACCAGATATCAGACCAATGGTACAACTTGAAGGTGGAAGATTTGCTACAAGTGATTTGAATGATTTATACAGAAGAGTTATTAACAGAAATAATCGTCTAAAAAGATTATTGGATATTGGATCTCCTGAAATCATTGTAAGAAACGAAAAAAGAATGCTTCAAGAAGCAGTAGATGCTCTTATCGACAATGGTAGACGTGGTAAACCTGTAACAGGACCTGGTAACAGACCATTAAAGAGCTTGTCAGATATGCTTAAAGGTAAATCTGGTCGTTTCAGACAAAACTTGTTAGGTAAGAGAGTTGACTATTCTGGTCGTTCAGTAATAGTTATCGGACCAAACTTGAAATTCTATCAATGCGGTCTTCCTAAGAAAATGGCTCTTGAATTGTTCAAACCATTTGTAATTAGAGAATTAGTTAAGAGAGAAATTTCACACAATGTTAAAAACGCTAAGAAATTAGTTGAAAGAGAAAATGACAGAGTGTGGGATGTTTTGGAAGATATTATAGTCGATCATCCAGTATTACTAAACCGTGCACCGACATTGCACAGACTTGGTATTCAAGCATTTGAACCAATATTAGTTGAAGGGAAAGCTATCAAACTTCACCCATTGGTATGTACTGCATACAATGCGGACTTTGACGGCGACCAAATGGCAGTCCATTTGCCACTTTCACCAGAGGCACAAGCAGAAGCTAGACTTTTGATGTTAAGTACGAATAACATTCTTGCACCAAAAGATGGTAAGCCAATCACAACTCCTTCACAAGATATGGTATTGGGCTCATTCTATATGACTACTAGAAAAGAAGGTCAAAAAGGTGAAGGATTAATCTTCAAAGATATTGATGAAATGATGTTAGCTTATGCTATGCATTATGTAACATTGCAAACAATAGTAAAAGTTAGACGTGACAGTGTGAATAACGATGGTACAAGTAAAATTGTAGAAAGCACTGTTGGTAGATTTATCTTCAACGAAGGAATCCCTCAAGATTTGGGTATGGTGAACAGAGAAGAAGATCCATATTCGCTTGAAGTTGATTTGCAAGTTGACAAGAAAATGCTATCTAAAATCATCGATTTAACTTTCAGAAAATATGGAAATATCAGAACTGCTGAATTGTTAGACTACATCAAGTCTATGGGATACAAATACTCCACAATTGGTGCATTGACAATATCAATGGGAGATATTACAATTCCTGATTCTAAGAAGGGAATAATTGAACAAGCTGAACAAAGAATTGATATGGTTCAAGACATCTATCTTCAAGGGGATATTACTAACGAAGAAAGATACAAGAAAGTTATCGAAATTTGGGAACAATGTATTAAAGATGTAACTAGAGCATTGATGACAAACCTTCCTGCTGATAACAACTTGAATATAATGGCCGTTTCTGGAGCCCGTGGTAGTGAAAACCAAATCAGACAATTAGGTGGTATGCGTGGTCTTATGTCCGATACTGCTGGTAATACAATCGAAATTCCTATCACATCAAACTTCCGTGAGGGTCTTTCAGTACAAGAGTTCTTTATTTCAACTCACGGTTCAAGAAAAGGGCTATCAGATACAGCGCTTAGAACTGCAGACTCTGGATATTTGACAAGAAGACTTGTAGATGTATCACAAGATGTAATCATAACTGAAGATGATTGTGGTACTGATGAATATATAGTTGCAAAAGAAATCAAAGACGGTAACAGACAAGTTGAAGATTTGAAATCTAGAATTATCGGTAGATATGCATTCGAAGATATCCTTGATTTGGATACTGGAGAAATCATCGTTCATAAAAATGATATGATTAATGAAGCTATTGCTGAAAGAATCGAATCAAAAGGTATCAAAGAAGTTAAAGTAAGAAGTGTTCTTGGATGTAAGATGAAACACGGCGTTTGTGCTAAATGTTACGGTAGAAACTTAGCTACTGGTAAGCCTGTAAACATTGGTGAAGCAGTTGGTATAATTGCTGCACAATCTATCGGTGAACCGGGTACACAATTGACAATGAGAACTTTCCACTCAGGTGGTATCGCCGGAGTAGGAATCACATCAGGTCTTCCTAGAGTTGAAGAATTATTTGAAGCTCGTAAACCAAAAGGACTTGCTTATATCACTGAAATAGAAGGTACAGTTAAAATTCAAGAAAACAAAAAGAGAAATGATGTTATCGTAACTGCTGAAGATGGCGAAGAAAAAGTTTATCAAATTCCTTACGGTGCTCACATTAGAGTTAACGACGGAGATCATGTTGAAAAGGGAGAACCATTAACAGAAGGTTCCATCAATCCACAAGATATTCTTAGAGTTAACGGAGCTGAAGGTGTTCGTGATTATATAATTAGAGAAGTTCAAAAAGTTTACAGACTACAAGGTGTAGACATTGACGATAAGCACATCGAAATTATAATCAGACAAATGATGAGCAAAATCAAAGTTGAAGAAAGCGGAGATTCTGGATTCTTATCAGGCAGCGTAGTAGATGCTAGAGATTTCAAGATGACAAATGAACAACTTGTCAAAGAAGGAAAAACTCCTGCAACAGGAACTCATTCATTAATGGGTATCACAAAAGCATCACTTGCAACTGAAAGTTTCTTATCTGCAGCATCATTCCAAGAAACTACAAGAGTATTAACAGAAACATCTATTAAAGGAAAAGTTGATCACTTAATAGGCTTAAAAGAAAATGTAATAATTGGTAAACTAATACCTGCCGGTACAGGAATAGCAAAATATGACAGAATTGAAGTAGATTATGACGGTAAAGCTGAAGAAGATATGATTGAAGCTGAAAAAGCACAACAATTAAATGATTCTGAAGAAGCGGAAGAATCTACAGTAAAATCTGGAAACTACGAATCATTACAAGATGAAGATAAATAA